The Streptomyces sp. WZ-12 genome segment GCCCCGGGTACCGTCGTCCCCCCGGTCACCGGCATAGTGGGGGGGCTGCACCCGGATCTTGCGGTTCATGACAAATCCCGCGACGGGGGCTCCGCTCCTGAGCCGGACCGGCTCAATCCGTTTGACACAGGGGGAGATTCCGCCCATGCGATCGATACGCCCGCCCGCCGCCCCTCACCGCCCCGGGAGGAGGGCGCTGCGCGCCCGCAGGTCCCCCGTCCTGGCCGCCGCCGCCCTCACCGCCGTCGTGGCGCTGACCGCGACCGGCTGCGGGCCGTCGGGCGACAACGCGGACGCCAAGCCCAGCGAGTCCGCCCAGGACACCTCGGGCGGGGGTGCGATCAAGATCCCCAAGGACCTCCAGGACAAGCTCAAGCAGCACGGCGTCGACCTGGACAAGTGGAAGAACGGGGAGTGGAAGAACTGGGACAAGGACAAGTGGCTCCGGGAGGCCGGGGAGTTCATCAACCCGATCATCAAGAACTTCTGGAACCCGGACAAGATCGACAAGGTCAAGCCGCCCCAGGACCCCAGCAAGCCCTCTGACATCGCCGAGGACCAGGGCAAGACCGACCCGGAGCCGGCGGCGGTCACCGCGCAGCCGGTGAAGACGCCCTACACCTCCACCGCGCCGGGCGTCGGCCTGCTGCTCTTCAGCACGCCGCAGGGCGAGTCCCGTTGCTCCGCCACCGTGGTCAAGGACCCGGCGCACCCGGGCAAGTCCAACCTCGTGTGGACCGCCGCGCACTGCGTGCACGCCGGCAAGAACGGCGGTTGGTACCGGAACATGATGTTCGTCCCGAACTTCAACCGGACCGGGGTGCCGGCCACCCAGATGAAGACCACCCCGTTCGAGGACCGGGTCCCGTCGGGCAAGTGGTGGGCGGACGACATGTCGACGTCCAAGGAGTGGATCAAGGACGGCGGCGCCGTGCCGGGCGTCCCGATGGCCCCGTACGACTTCGCGCTGATGCACGTGAAGCCGGAGGAGAACACCGGCGGCAAGTCGCTGGAGGAGATGGCCGGTGGCGCCTACGCCGTCGACTTCAACGCCCCGGCGATGTCGAAGATCCCGAGCCTGACGGCGCAGGGTTACCCGGCCGAGCCGCCGTTCGACGGCGCGGTGCAGCAGTCCTGCACCGACAAGCCGACCCGGCTGTCGCTGGACGCCAAGAAGCCGACCATGTACCGCATCGGCTGCACCATGACCGGCGGTTCGTCGGGTGGCCCCTGGTTCATCAAGGGTTCGGACGGCAAGCCGGTGCTGGTCTCCAACATGTCGATGGGGCCGCGCCCGGCCCGTTGGTCGGCCGGCCCGCACCTGGGCGCCGAGGCCAAGTCCCTCTTCGACGCGATGAGCAAGAAGTGGGCGAACCAGCAGTAGCGGTGTGAGCGGGCGGCGTCGACGGCGCCGCTCGCTCGCGTACGCACAAGGGTGAGGGCCCGCCCCCGGTCTCCCGGGGGCGGGCCCTCACCCTTGTGCGTACGCGAGCGAGCGTCCGCCCGGACCGTCAGGCGGCCTGGACGAACGGCTGGAACTCGGCGGCCAGTTCCTCGTGGACCCGGGCCTTGAGCACGGTGCCGTCGGCGGTGTGCTCCTCGGAGATGACCTCACCCTCGGCGTGCGCCCGCGAGACCAGGGCGCCCTGGGTGTAGGGCACCAGCACCTCGATCTCGACCTGCGGACGCGGGAGTTCCGCGTCGAGCAGGTCGCGCAGTTCGGCGATGCCCTTGCCCGTACGGGCGGAGACCACCAGGGCGCGCTTCTCCTGGCGCAGCAGCCGCTGGAGCGTCAACGGGTCGGCCGCGTCGGCCTTGTTGACGATGACGATCTCGGGCACATCGGTGGCGCCGACGTCGCGGATCACCTCGCGGACCGCCGCCAGCTGCTCCTCCGGCACCGGGTGCGAGCCGTCGACGACGTGCAGGATCAGGTCGGCGTCGGCGACCTCCTCCATCGTGGAGCGGAACGCCTCGACGAGGTGGTGCGGCAGGTGACGGACGAAGCCGACGGTGTCGGCGAGGGTGTAGAGCCGTCCGCTGGGGGTCTCGGCCCGCCGGACCGTCGGATCCAGGGTGGCGAACAGGGCGTTCTCCACCAGGACGCCGGCGCCGGTGAGGCGGTTCAGCAGCGAGGACTTGCCGGCGTTGGTGTAGCCGGCGATGGCGACCGAGGGGACCTTGTTGCGCCGGCGCTCCTGGCGCTTGACGTCCCGGCCGGTCTTCATCTCCGCGATCTCCCGGCGCATCTTCGCCATCTTCTCGCGGATCCGCCGCCGGTCCGTCTCGATCTTGGTCTCACCGGGACCACGGGTGGCCATGCCGCCGCCGGCCGAGCCGGAGCCACCGCCACCCATCTGACGGGACAGCGACTGACCCCAACCGCGGAGCCTGGGGAGCATGTACTGCATCTGTGCCAGCGAGACCTGTGCCTTGCCCTCCCGGGACTTGGCGTGCTGGGCGAAGATGTCGAGGATCAGGGCGGTCCGGTCGACCACCTTGACCTTGACGACGTCCTCAAGGTGGATCAACTGGCCCGGCGAGAGCTCACCGTCGCAGACCACGGTGTCCGCCCCGGACTCCAGCACGATGTCGCGCAGCTCCAGGGCCTTGCCGGAACCGATGTAGGTGGCCGGGTCGGGCTTGTCGCGGCGCTGGACGAGGCCGTCGAGCACCAGGGCGCCGGCGGTCTCGGCCAGCGCGGCCAGCTCGGCGAGGGAGTTCTCCGCGTCCTGCACCGTCCCGGACGTCCAGACGCCGACCAGCACCACGCGCTCCAGGCGCAGCTGCCGGTACTCGACCTCGGTGACGTCCTCAAGCTCGGTGGAGAGCCCGGCGACGCGGCGGAGTGCCGCGCGTTCGGAGCGGTCGTACTGGTCGCCGTCGCGCTCCCCGTCGATCTCGTGGCTCCAGGCGACGTCCTCTTCCATCAGGGCGTCGGCCCGAAGGCTCTCGGGGAGGCGCTGCCGGTCCTGCGGAAGGGAAGAAGAGGAGGTCATTTGATCCTTCGCGTCGTAGGGCGCCCCGGGGACCGGTCGGTCCCGCCGGGGCTGGCGGTGGCTGTGCCGTTCGCTTTGGTCAACGTCCGGGCCGTCCCGGAGATTCCCGGGGCCGGCCGTCGTCGACCCGTTGATGGTCGCACGGCCGGGAGACGGGCGTCACGCGGGTTTCCGGGTGGTTCCCCCGCGAACGGAAACCACGGGTTTTCGCCCCCGGGCCGCCCGTTCCCGGCCGGCGGTCACCGCTTGTGGAGGTGTGGTGCACCGGGTGTGCCCGGGGCTCGCCCTCCCCTGGTGTGCGCGGACTTGCCGTTCGCCGGCGTCCGCCCCGGTGTCCCGGCCCTCCCGTTCACCGGGGCCTTCTGGGTCGCCGCCTGGGGCTTCCAGTCGGGATGGCCGGGCATCGGCGGGGTCTTGGCGCCGTAGAGCCAGTCCCAGAAGAAGCCGGAGAGGTTGTGGCCGTAAACCTCGGAGGCGAGGTTGATGAAGTCGGCGGTGCCGGCCACCCCGTCGCGGTGCTTGGCCACCCACTCCCGCTCCAGGCGGTCGAAGCCGGCCTGGCCCATCTTGTCCCGCAGGGCGTACAGCACCAGGGCGCTGCCGTCGTAGATCATCGGGCGGAAGATGCCGATCTTGCGGCCCTGGTCGGGGACCTTGGGCAGGGCCGGCGGGCCGGCCTCCGCCCGCCACCCGTCGGACATCTGGTAGGCGTGGCGCATCCTGGCCTCCATGGAGACGCGGGCGCCGCCCTTCTCCTGGGCGTAGAGGGCCTCGTACCAGGTGGCGTGGGCCTCGTTGAGCCAGACGTCGGACCAGCGGCGGGGGCTGACGCTGTCGCCGAACCACTGGTGGGACAGCTCGTGCACCATCACCGACTCCACGTACCAGTCAGGCAGTTGGGCGATGCCGAACAGTCGCTTCTCGAAGAGCGAGAGGGTCTGGGTCTCCAACTCGAAGCCGGTGCTGGCGTCGGCGATCAGCACCCCGTACGTCTCGAACGGGAACGGCCCGACCTTCCGCTCCATCCAGGCCACCTGCTCCGGCGTCTTGGCGAGCCAACGGGCGAGCGGGCCCCGGTCGCCGGCGGCGACGACGTCGCGCAGCGGCAGCCCGTGCGGCCCGCGGTGCGACAGCACGACGGACCGCCCGATGGAGACCTGGGCGAGTTCGGTGGCCATGGGGTGGGCGGTGCGGTACGACCAGGTGCGGCGCGGGCCGCGGGTGCCCTCCCCGACGGGCAGCCCGTTGGCGACCGCCGTCAGGCCGCGCGGCGCGGTGATGTGGAAGGTGAAGTACGCCTTGTCGGAGGGGTGGTCGTTGCAGGGGAACACCCGGTGCGCGGCATCGGCCTGATTGGCCATCGCCAGCCCGTCCTTGGTGCGGATCCAGCCGCCGTTGCCCTTGCCCCGCGGGTCGCTGGTGTGGTGGACGACGACCCGCAACTGCTGGCCGGGGGAGACGTGCGCGGTCGGGGTGAGCACCAGGTGCTCACCGGCCTGCTCGTACCGGGCGGGCAGGCCGTTGACGAGGACGGAACTCACCGAGCCGGCGGCGA includes the following:
- a CDS encoding trypsin-like serine peptidase, producing the protein MRSIRPPAAPHRPGRRALRARRSPVLAAAALTAVVALTATGCGPSGDNADAKPSESAQDTSGGGAIKIPKDLQDKLKQHGVDLDKWKNGEWKNWDKDKWLREAGEFINPIIKNFWNPDKIDKVKPPQDPSKPSDIAEDQGKTDPEPAAVTAQPVKTPYTSTAPGVGLLLFSTPQGESRCSATVVKDPAHPGKSNLVWTAAHCVHAGKNGGWYRNMMFVPNFNRTGVPATQMKTTPFEDRVPSGKWWADDMSTSKEWIKDGGAVPGVPMAPYDFALMHVKPEENTGGKSLEEMAGGAYAVDFNAPAMSKIPSLTAQGYPAEPPFDGAVQQSCTDKPTRLSLDAKKPTMYRIGCTMTGGSSGGPWFIKGSDGKPVLVSNMSMGPRPARWSAGPHLGAEAKSLFDAMSKKWANQQ
- the hflX gene encoding GTPase HflX — encoded protein: MTSSSSLPQDRQRLPESLRADALMEEDVAWSHEIDGERDGDQYDRSERAALRRVAGLSTELEDVTEVEYRQLRLERVVLVGVWTSGTVQDAENSLAELAALAETAGALVLDGLVQRRDKPDPATYIGSGKALELRDIVLESGADTVVCDGELSPGQLIHLEDVVKVKVVDRTALILDIFAQHAKSREGKAQVSLAQMQYMLPRLRGWGQSLSRQMGGGGSGSAGGGMATRGPGETKIETDRRRIREKMAKMRREIAEMKTGRDVKRQERRRNKVPSVAIAGYTNAGKSSLLNRLTGAGVLVENALFATLDPTVRRAETPSGRLYTLADTVGFVRHLPHHLVEAFRSTMEEVADADLILHVVDGSHPVPEEQLAAVREVIRDVGATDVPEIVIVNKADAADPLTLQRLLRQEKRALVVSARTGKGIAELRDLLDAELPRPQVEIEVLVPYTQGALVSRAHAEGEVISEEHTADGTVLKARVHEELAAEFQPFVQAA
- a CDS encoding M1 family metallopeptidase gives rise to the protein MSVPLRRPSREPDGPAPHRTAGRSASGRARPHRGRTPRRAAALGLAIAATLAAAPPPPEPEGIGDRLFPTLGDPGYHVTSYDISMDYSGHNDRPLDAVTVINARAAANLDHVNLDFAAGSVSSVLVNGLPARYEQAGEHLVLTPTAHVSPGQQLRVVVHHTSDPRGKGNGGWIRTKDGLAMANQADAAHRVFPCNDHPSDKAYFTFHITAPRGLTAVANGLPVGEGTRGPRRTWSYRTAHPMATELAQVSIGRSVVLSHRGPHGLPLRDVVAAGDRGPLARWLAKTPEQVAWMERKVGPFPFETYGVLIADASTGFELETQTLSLFEKRLFGIAQLPDWYVESVMVHELSHQWFGDSVSPRRWSDVWLNEAHATWYEALYAQEKGGARVSMEARMRHAYQMSDGWRAEAGPPALPKVPDQGRKIGIFRPMIYDGSALVLYALRDKMGQAGFDRLEREWVAKHRDGVAGTADFINLASEVYGHNLSGFFWDWLYGAKTPPMPGHPDWKPQAATQKAPVNGRAGTPGRTPANGKSAHTRGGRAPGTPGAPHLHKR